The Oleiphilus messinensis DNA segment CCAGGTTAGGTGCACGACGAACCCGTCTCTGCCCTTTGTTATAACCCCAGGAGTTCCGAGGCTCGGCGACCTGGTTAATCGTCTCATGTACCAAAATCGCACCACCCGCCAAACGTGCCGGCGCTTTAGTAAATGAGAGATAATAAAATAGTATGTTTTCCAGATCCTTTTCACTGCCCTCAGGATTAAAGAAGTTCCAAAAAACTTCCTGCTGTGAGCTTACCAAAGTGTAATCACCATTGCGCTGCACTGCGACCTCAGACGAGCGGCGAGTCACAAAAACACCACGCCACCGAGTCAAATGATTCCAAATTGCCTGCAGGGCTTTCTCTTGTTTATCGCCAGAGAGGATTGGAAAGGGCACACCACCGTAAGCGTGATCAATACCATTTCCCCCTTTCACCAAGGAGCCGGTTGTCGCGTTCTTCTTGGTGTTTTCGATTACCCAGTCCGGTGCGGTGTGGGTACGGCGGCTTTGATATACCGGCAGCTTGAACGTGGTAGGATAAGTTTTTAACAGCGCCTCTAAGCCCGGGGTCAACTTTTTTTTGTACTTCGATGCATTTTGAGCATCAATTGTAAAGAGCACTTTATCATCCGGGAAAGGATCAGGGTGATGCTGGCCTGGTCTTTTATACGATGCCGGAGCCTTGTTACTATCGAGACCACCATCCCAATCCGGGATAGTACCCTCCTTGTTTCCTTTAACGATAGCGCCAAAGGGGGTTAAATCTTTACCGAGTTGATCTGCCTCTTTTTGAGATACCTTTGCTTGAGCATTAAAGCCAATGAAAGATACCATGAGCACGCTCGTGAGCAGTATTTTCTTTTTGAGCATAATGGTCCCTTGGATTTATTTCGCATTTAACGCGACGACAGCACCTGTTTTTATCATTATGGTTCACGTTATTTCTTAATGGTTCTCGTTTGTTGAATGCTTAACTGCACGCCCAAAACGGAACACGCAACTTTAGTCTCCCTGGAGTACCAGGTCGATGTCGATTTTGTATTAAATATGTTACCGATTATAAAATCGGGCCACATCACAAATACTTGTAGCAGAACTTAAGCATCTGTCTATAGGGCCCTTTGATTCAGAATTAAGCATCGACGAGACTTTTAGATACCACTTCGAACAAATCCGGAGACAATTTCCCCCCCGATTTAATTCTCTGCAATGCCAACTTCATTTGCCCCTGACGAACTTCCGAATACTTTCTCCAACGGGTCAATGGTGTAACCAGTCGGGATGCAATCTGAGGGTTTAGGGCATCCAGCTGAATGACTTGATCCGCCAAAAACTCGTAGCCACTACCATCTTCCGCATGAAAACAGGTCAGGTTCTGGTTGGCAAATACACCAATTACCGAACGTGTCTTATTTGGATTCCGAATATCAAATGCGGCATGCTGCATTAACGCTTTAATCGCCTGAAGATGCCCGGTTTTCGGGTTACCTGACTGCAATGAAAACCACTGTTCAACGACCTGGTTATCACTTTGCCACTGATCGTAGAAGGAACTCAACGCCTGTGCCCGATCATTCTCGAATGGAGAGTGCACCAACGCTGCCAGCGCACCTATCTGATCCGTCATATTGCTGGCCGCCTGAAACTGATCCAGAGCCCATTGAAGGGCCTCCTCGTCTCCGGTCTTCAACAACATTTGCAGAGCAGTATTGCGTAAGGTTCGCTTCGCAATCGAGAGCGCATCAACGGCGTAGGCCTCTGATGATTGGACATTTCGCTGGAAGCAAGCTTTCAACTCTTCCCGTAGTGCTCCTCCCAGCTTCTCCTGCGTGATCTCCCGCACCTGATGGATCAACTGAACATCAGCTTCGTCAGCCAACTCAATCAAATATTGTTCCGTAGGCAAAGACAACATTTTCGCGATTAACGCCTGATCGGTTTCGGTATCGTTTATAACCTTCCGGTAAGCCTCAATGAGAATTTCCGGTACGTCACGGCTACCATCAGAGATCATGTTCTGCATGACCACTATTGCAAGCTTTTGCCCCGCATCCCAGCGGTTGAAGCCATCACTGTCATGGGACATTAAAAACTTGAGCTGCTCCAGAGACCAGTTGTATTCAAGTCGAACCGGTGCGGAGAATCCACGCAACAACGAAGGCACTGGTTGCGCCTCAATATTCTGAAACACCAAACTTTGCTCCGGCTCAGTTAAATGCAGCACTTGAGTAGTCGCACCATTTGGCAAGGCAATATCCTGACCGGAAGCATCCAACAGGCCGATTGCAAAAGGGATATGAAAGGGTAACTTCTCAGTCTGCTGTGGTGTCGCTGGACAGGACTGCCGGAAGGTAAGACGATATTCCCGCGTATCAGGATCATAAAAATCCGTGACCCGGATTACCGGGGTTCCAGCCTGCTCATACCAACGCTTGAACTGGGTCAAATCGATCCCGCTCACCTCTTCCATACAAGCTACAAAATCATCCGTTGTTACTGCTTGCCCATCAAACCTGGAAAAGTATAAATCCGATCCTTGTCGAAACTTTTCGGCTCCCAACAAGGTGTGAATCATGCGCACTACTTCGGCGCCTTTTTCATAAACCGTCAGCGTGTAGAAATTGGATATCTCGATAAAGGACGCAGGTCGCACCGGGTGCGACATGGGGCCCGCATCTTCCGCGAACTGAGCGGTT contains these protein-coding regions:
- the pepN gene encoding aminopeptidase N, encoding MKEAQPQPIYLRDYRPPAFLVDHTELEFDLYEEGAQVVSRLKLRRNPDSDNARASLVLDGVELELRSIMIDGVEVDAERYSVEGEHLEVRDVPDEFELETQVWIKPQENTCLEGLYKSSTMFCTQCEAEGFRRITYYIDRPDVMSLFRTTIRADQSLYPVLLSNGNEVEAGVLEDGRHFAVWEDPHRKPCYLFALVAGDLHCQKDVFVTSSGREVELRMYVEHRNANKCDHGLISLKKSMAWDEDVYGREYDLDVFMIVAVDDFNMGAMENKGLNIFNSSCVLAKPETTTDNGYQRIEAIVAHEYFHNWSGNRVTCRDWFQLSLKEGFTVFRDAQFSADMGSDTVKRIEDVTVLRTAQFAEDAGPMSHPVRPASFIEISNFYTLTVYEKGAEVVRMIHTLLGAEKFRQGSDLYFSRFDGQAVTTDDFVACMEEVSGIDLTQFKRWYEQAGTPVIRVTDFYDPDTREYRLTFRQSCPATPQQTEKLPFHIPFAIGLLDASGQDIALPNGATTQVLHLTEPEQSLVFQNIEAQPVPSLLRGFSAPVRLEYNWSLEQLKFLMSHDSDGFNRWDAGQKLAIVVMQNMISDGSRDVPEILIEAYRKVINDTETDQALIAKMLSLPTEQYLIELADEADVQLIHQVREITQEKLGGALREELKACFQRNVQSSEAYAVDALSIAKRTLRNTALQMLLKTGDEEALQWALDQFQAASNMTDQIGALAALVHSPFENDRAQALSSFYDQWQSDNQVVEQWFSLQSGNPKTGHLQAIKALMQHAAFDIRNPNKTRSVIGVFANQNLTCFHAEDGSGYEFLADQVIQLDALNPQIASRLVTPLTRWRKYSEVRQGQMKLALQRIKSGGKLSPDLFEVVSKSLVDA
- a CDS encoding DUF1329 domain-containing protein translates to MLKKKILLTSVLMVSFIGFNAQAKVSQKEADQLGKDLTPFGAIVKGNKEGTIPDWDGGLDSNKAPASYKRPGQHHPDPFPDDKVLFTIDAQNASKYKKKLTPGLEALLKTYPTTFKLPVYQSRRTHTAPDWVIENTKKNATTGSLVKGGNGIDHAYGGVPFPILSGDKQEKALQAIWNHLTRWRGVFVTRRSSEVAVQRNGDYTLVSSQQEVFWNFFNPEGSEKDLENILFYYLSFTKAPARLAGGAILVHETINQVAEPRNSWGYNKGQRRVRRAPNLAYDSPIAASDNLRTADDTDMFNGAPDRYTWEYKGLKEIYIPYNNYKISQPDVKYADVLGVSHIAPQFTRWELHRVHVVEANLKGTERHIYSKRVFYIDEDSWNIALVDQYDARGELWRVSMAMLKNFYELPGVWTALDVFYDLQARRYHVQGLDSEERDTRVFETKVPNSRYFKPRELRRRGR